A window from Acidobacteriota bacterium encodes these proteins:
- a CDS encoding glycosyltransferase family 4 protein, protein MRLAVFTSHFPGLINTFFARDMRGLIDAGWDVEIFAILPLDPAYWAHVPADLSPSVLPRDRVHHASLKRSLAHAASPGALRHVGTMLALTGAGVRHGAEEALKTMYVLPKALAWARDHRGRFDHVLAYWGNYAGTCAYLFHRAIGGTMPFSICLHAGTDLYRARVYLRQKLDYADNVIVVCDFNRKFLAATYPDRVAAWAPKLYLHHLALDLEQLSFDPGGRAPHRLLAAGGLHPAKGFDDLLAAAALVAPERPVEVVFAGDGPERPRLEALAVSLGLRDRVHFRGWLSPDEVVKEMRQATVLVHPSNGLGDAVPTVIKEAMAVGTPVIASSIAGIPELLGDGDAGVLTPPADPVALGRAIVALLNDEPRRQRLAVTARRRAEMLFDQRQNGPALARRLAQSRRGGPAGAALSAAEARPCTSK, encoded by the coding sequence ATGCGCCTTGCGGTATTCACCAGCCACTTCCCCGGGCTGATCAACACGTTCTTCGCGCGCGACATGCGCGGCTTGATCGACGCTGGATGGGACGTCGAGATCTTCGCGATCCTGCCGCTCGATCCGGCGTATTGGGCGCACGTGCCGGCCGACCTGTCGCCGTCGGTCCTGCCGCGCGACCGCGTGCATCACGCGTCGCTGAAGCGGAGCCTGGCGCACGCCGCCTCGCCCGGCGCGCTGCGCCACGTCGGCACGATGCTCGCCCTCACCGGCGCGGGCGTGCGGCATGGAGCCGAGGAAGCGCTGAAGACGATGTACGTGCTGCCAAAAGCGCTCGCGTGGGCGCGCGATCACCGTGGCCGCTTCGACCATGTGCTCGCCTATTGGGGCAACTACGCGGGCACGTGCGCGTATCTGTTTCACCGCGCCATCGGCGGCACGATGCCGTTCTCGATCTGCCTGCACGCCGGCACCGACCTGTATCGCGCCCGCGTGTATCTGCGGCAGAAGCTCGACTACGCGGACAACGTCATTGTCGTGTGCGACTTCAATCGCAAGTTCCTCGCGGCGACGTATCCCGATCGGGTCGCCGCGTGGGCGCCGAAGCTCTACCTCCATCACCTCGCGCTGGATCTCGAGCAGCTCTCGTTCGATCCCGGCGGGCGTGCGCCTCACCGGCTGCTGGCTGCCGGCGGCCTTCATCCGGCAAAGGGATTCGACGATCTCCTCGCAGCCGCGGCGTTGGTGGCACCCGAACGGCCGGTTGAGGTCGTCTTCGCCGGCGATGGCCCCGAGCGGCCGCGTCTCGAGGCGTTGGCTGTCTCGCTGGGCCTTCGCGATCGCGTGCACTTCCGCGGCTGGCTCAGCCCGGACGAGGTCGTGAAGGAGATGCGCCAGGCGACGGTGCTGGTGCACCCGTCGAACGGCCTCGGCGATGCCGTGCCGACGGTCATCAAGGAGGCCATGGCGGTCGGCACGCCGGTGATCGCCTCGAGCATCGCCGGTATTCCCGAATTGCTCGGCGACGGAGACGCCGGTGTGTTGACGCCGCCCGCCGATCCGGTCGCGTTGGGCCGGGCCATCGTGGCCCTGTTGAACGATGAGCCGCGCCGGCAGCGCCTTGCCGTCACGGCGCGGCGCCGCGCCGAGATGCTGTTCGATCAGCGCCAGAACGGTCCGGCGCTCGCGCGCCGGCTCGCACAGAGCCGCCGCGGCGGCCCCGCGGGTGCCGCCCTGTCCGCTGCCGAGGCGCGTCCCTGCACGTCGAAGTGA
- a CDS encoding glycosyltransferase, with protein MTSSSKTATVPRRPADWRIALVAGGLSQGGAEKQLLYMGRALVAAGAVVRCYSLTRGDHYEAAFRAAGLDPIWIGQRSAPPARLWTLARSLRAFRPDVVQAGHFFVNLYAGIAAKLCRAVSIGAIRNDGAFELRENPGWGPWLLRTPTVLVANSAAGAAFARASGRGHDEVVIVPNVIDLAAQDAATTTLQLRDAGVGPVVALVGRLVWAKRVDRFLAALARVRAVVPEVRGVIVGDGPERPALEEQAVSLGLAEAVRFVGRRSDVPAILRQVDVLVSTSSHEGFPNVLLEGMAAGLPVVTTPAGDAAAVVVAGETGIVVGPDDIDALVDAIRRLVRDPGLRRQFGEAGRRRVEAEYQDRGLADRLFRVYEHARGLDHGGRALESSADAARRIA; from the coding sequence ATGACGTCATCGTCGAAGACCGCGACCGTCCCGCGTCGTCCGGCCGATTGGCGCATCGCGCTCGTCGCCGGCGGGCTGTCGCAGGGCGGCGCCGAGAAGCAGTTGCTGTACATGGGGCGCGCGCTCGTGGCGGCCGGCGCGGTGGTGCGGTGCTACTCGCTGACGCGAGGCGATCACTACGAAGCCGCATTCCGGGCCGCCGGCCTTGACCCGATCTGGATCGGCCAGCGAAGCGCTCCGCCGGCGCGGCTGTGGACGCTCGCGCGATCGTTGCGCGCGTTCCGGCCGGACGTCGTGCAGGCAGGCCACTTCTTCGTGAATCTCTACGCCGGTATCGCGGCCAAGCTCTGCCGCGCCGTCTCGATCGGCGCCATCCGGAACGACGGTGCCTTCGAGCTGCGGGAGAACCCGGGATGGGGCCCGTGGCTGCTGCGCACGCCCACGGTGCTCGTCGCCAACTCGGCCGCCGGCGCGGCATTCGCCCGCGCGTCGGGGCGAGGCCACGACGAGGTCGTGATCGTGCCGAACGTCATCGACCTCGCTGCGCAGGACGCGGCCACCACGACGCTCCAGTTGCGCGATGCCGGAGTGGGCCCGGTCGTGGCGCTGGTCGGGCGGCTCGTTTGGGCCAAGCGCGTCGATCGGTTTCTCGCGGCGCTCGCGCGCGTGCGCGCCGTCGTACCCGAGGTGCGCGGCGTCATCGTCGGGGATGGTCCGGAGCGGCCGGCGCTCGAAGAGCAGGCCGTGTCGCTCGGCCTCGCCGAGGCGGTGCGGTTCGTCGGGCGGCGCAGCGACGTGCCGGCGATCCTCCGACAAGTGGACGTGCTCGTCTCCACCTCGTCGCACGAGGGGTTTCCGAACGTGCTTCTCGAAGGAATGGCCGCCGGGCTGCCGGTGGTGACGACGCCGGCCGGCGATGCGGCCGCCGTCGTGGTTGCAGGCGAGACGGGGATTGTCGTCGGTCCCGACGACATCGACGCGCTCGTCGATGCGATCCGCCGGCTCGTGCGGGATCCCGGCCTGCGGCGGCAGTTCGGTGAAGCCGGCCGCCGGCGCGTCGAGGCCGAGTACCAGGACCGCGGCCTCGCGGATCGTCTGTTCCGTGTGTACGAGCACGCACGGGGGCTCGACCACGGCGGGAGAGCCCTGGAGTCGTCAGCCGACGCCGCGCGCCGGATCGCGTAA
- a CDS encoding O-antigen ligase family protein has product MLLIVVAAGWLSAPVIGFLNALTFLTAVGFLVLLAGFRRPAFGVAGAALVCTLDPLTRHFLSNAVLRWNTLNFMLIGISVLAGAFVWRLSDVHSRLLKLLIVLLAADLVFSPDVAGGVQHLLGIIAMFGLVVYFAQAGDDPDIWYTVGLVCGTAGALGGLMYFSLQDGLPFMNHNAYALFPEAAVFGACLGFHHAADRRYGQLILGLLVTTNVVWAFLSGSRGGALIAATGLLFVLFSMRRQTDRAVVAGAAVGITCIALIAFATLGDYTLRRFSKLLDEEQTASGRTSGRSDLVIAGLHMFSEHPLGVGTGGFAATWAQVGFLPGLSTFKRGEEFPAHAGWIKILAENGWPGMILLVGYVGSFALRGLTRRSPGSVSLGLLVTAGLAVSLTTTEFQGKTIWLLAAAGTARLSSAEMARALGAEARRFGIVQRRLVTRHSRRVTSSVTG; this is encoded by the coding sequence TTGCTGCTGATCGTCGTGGCCGCCGGATGGCTGTCCGCACCGGTCATCGGCTTTCTCAACGCGCTCACGTTCCTCACGGCCGTCGGGTTTTTGGTGCTGCTCGCCGGGTTTCGGCGGCCCGCATTCGGCGTCGCCGGCGCGGCGCTCGTCTGCACGCTCGATCCGCTCACGCGGCATTTCCTGTCGAACGCGGTGCTTCGCTGGAACACCCTGAACTTCATGCTGATCGGCATCAGCGTGCTCGCCGGCGCCTTCGTCTGGCGGCTCTCGGACGTGCACTCGCGCCTGCTGAAGCTCCTCATCGTGCTGCTCGCGGCCGATCTCGTGTTCAGCCCGGACGTCGCGGGTGGCGTTCAGCACCTGCTCGGCATCATCGCGATGTTCGGCCTGGTCGTGTACTTCGCGCAGGCCGGCGACGACCCCGACATCTGGTACACGGTCGGCCTCGTCTGCGGCACGGCCGGCGCGCTCGGCGGGCTCATGTACTTCTCGCTGCAGGACGGCCTGCCGTTCATGAATCACAACGCGTACGCGTTGTTTCCCGAGGCCGCGGTGTTCGGCGCGTGCCTCGGCTTCCACCACGCGGCGGACCGGCGTTACGGACAACTGATCCTCGGCCTGCTCGTCACGACGAACGTCGTGTGGGCGTTCCTCAGCGGCAGCCGCGGCGGCGCGCTCATCGCCGCGACCGGTTTGCTCTTCGTGCTGTTCTCGATGCGGCGTCAGACGGATCGCGCCGTCGTGGCCGGCGCCGCCGTCGGCATCACCTGCATCGCCCTCATCGCGTTCGCCACGCTCGGTGACTACACGCTGCGCCGGTTCAGCAAGCTGCTCGACGAGGAACAGACGGCGTCCGGCCGGACGAGCGGACGGTCGGACCTCGTGATTGCCGGCTTGCACATGTTCAGCGAGCACCCGCTCGGCGTGGGCACCGGCGGCTTCGCGGCGACGTGGGCGCAGGTCGGCTTCCTGCCCGGGCTCTCGACCTTCAAGCGCGGCGAAGAGTTCCCGGCGCACGCGGGGTGGATCAAGATCCTCGCGGAGAACGGCTGGCCGGGGATGATTCTCCTCGTCGGCTACGTCGGATCGTTTGCGCTGCGCGGCCTCACGCGCCGGAGCCCCGGGAGCGTGTCGCTCGGGCTGCTCGTCACCGCGGGTCTCGCGGTCTCGCTGACGACGACGGAGTTCCAGGGCAAGACGATCTGGCTGCTCGCCGCCGCCGGCACCGCACGTCTGTCGAGCGCGGAGATGGCGCGCGCGCTCGGCGCAGAAGCGAGGCGCTTCGGCATCGTTCAGCGCCGCCTGGTCACGCGGCACTCGCGGCGTGTCACGAGCTCGGTCACCGGATGA
- a CDS encoding glycosyltransferase family 4 protein, whose translation MHVCVVSFKPCWQRPDGTWVTDGGFPLQMAAITAMFDDATLVVVRTAPRAGGLPLPSRARIVGLDSPVGADARRKVSMLGRLPRYVRQIVPHVRAADVVHVPLPGDVSALGLLIALASRKRLIARYGSSWADTAQTTRPQRFVKAVMRRFAGGRNVMLAVGSGAEPPAPGMGWVFSTALTQAELDAIRPDVDRGLGRPPKLVAIGRLSSEKGVHVLLRAIARLKGTPAGDARLEILGDGPARSALEQECRALGLDDRISFKGYLNRPELSAALQDADLCVHPALTESLSKAWLDAMAHGVPVLSTNVGVAPMVMGRAGERGWLVPPGDDRALANGIVAALDHAAAWPDLRRRCRTFVESYTLERWASDIGRFCAAQWGGQLTEGRLRL comes from the coding sequence GTGCACGTCTGCGTGGTGTCGTTCAAACCGTGCTGGCAGCGGCCGGACGGGACGTGGGTGACCGACGGCGGGTTCCCGTTGCAGATGGCAGCCATCACCGCGATGTTCGATGATGCGACGCTCGTCGTCGTCCGGACGGCGCCGCGTGCGGGCGGCCTCCCGCTGCCTTCGCGTGCGCGCATCGTGGGGCTCGACTCGCCCGTCGGGGCCGACGCCAGGCGCAAGGTGTCGATGCTCGGGCGCCTGCCTCGCTACGTGAGGCAGATCGTGCCGCACGTGCGGGCCGCGGACGTCGTGCACGTGCCGCTGCCTGGCGACGTCTCGGCGCTCGGCTTGCTGATCGCGTTGGCGTCTCGCAAGCGGCTGATCGCGCGATACGGCAGCTCCTGGGCCGACACGGCGCAGACGACCCGGCCGCAACGGTTCGTGAAGGCCGTCATGCGGCGGTTCGCCGGCGGCCGCAACGTGATGCTGGCCGTGGGCTCAGGCGCGGAACCGCCTGCGCCCGGGATGGGGTGGGTGTTCTCCACCGCGCTCACGCAGGCCGAGCTCGACGCGATTCGTCCGGACGTCGATCGAGGGCTCGGACGGCCGCCGAAGCTCGTCGCCATCGGCCGTCTCTCGTCCGAGAAAGGCGTGCACGTGCTCCTGCGCGCCATCGCGCGGCTGAAGGGGACGCCGGCCGGCGACGCGCGGCTGGAGATCCTCGGCGACGGGCCGGCTCGATCGGCGCTCGAGCAGGAATGCCGGGCGCTCGGGCTGGACGATCGAATCAGCTTCAAGGGATACCTCAACCGCCCCGAGCTGTCTGCGGCACTGCAGGATGCGGACCTCTGCGTGCACCCGGCCCTGACCGAGTCGCTCAGCAAGGCGTGGCTCGACGCCATGGCGCACGGCGTGCCGGTGTTGTCGACCAACGTCGGCGTGGCGCCGATGGTCATGGGACGCGCCGGGGAGCGTGGCTGGCTCGTGCCCCCGGGTGACGATCGGGCGCTGGCCAACGGCATCGTGGCGGCGCTGGACCACGCGGCGGCTTGGCCGGACCTGCGTCGGCGTTGCCGGACCTTCGTCGAGTCCTACACGCTCGAGCGCTGGGCCAGCGACATCGGCCGCTTCTGCGCCGCGCAGTGGGGCGGCCAGCTCACGGAAGGACGGCTTCGGCTGTGA
- a CDS encoding polysaccharide deacetylase family protein, producing the protein MARAQLLMFWDYDAQWGADRSRLPGGPKSWGSLEASCTDRLLELHADAGVPACFAVVGSVALAGPSPYHAPEQVRRVHAAGHEIASHSHRHEWLPGLSRDQLLETLRASRAALEDCIGAEVRAFVPPFNQPFDYWRAGSISLAERREAGAGRIDLSTLCGALVESGYRFCRVAYRPWWQRAAEWWRGRRLDRPATVERIGGVTCVRLNTPGGFDAAALDMVDACAAEGGLIVAYGHPHSLHAGNSQDERHLVPFLERVRAHRRAGRLDVVLPREIIAAREGVPDRQIVVA; encoded by the coding sequence ATGGCGCGCGCGCAACTGCTGATGTTCTGGGACTACGACGCTCAATGGGGCGCCGATCGATCGCGCCTGCCCGGCGGGCCGAAGTCGTGGGGATCGCTCGAGGCCTCGTGCACCGATCGGCTTCTGGAGCTCCACGCCGACGCTGGCGTGCCGGCGTGCTTCGCCGTCGTCGGATCGGTGGCACTCGCCGGGCCGTCGCCGTATCACGCCCCGGAGCAGGTGCGGCGGGTACACGCGGCGGGCCACGAGATTGCGAGCCACTCGCATCGACACGAGTGGCTGCCGGGCTTGTCACGCGATCAGCTCCTCGAGACCCTGCGCGCGAGCCGGGCGGCGCTCGAGGATTGCATCGGCGCGGAGGTGCGCGCCTTCGTGCCACCGTTCAACCAGCCGTTCGACTACTGGCGCGCTGGGTCGATCAGCCTGGCGGAGCGGCGCGAGGCGGGTGCAGGCCGGATCGATCTGAGCACGCTCTGCGGCGCGCTCGTGGAGAGCGGCTACCGGTTCTGCCGGGTCGCGTATCGGCCGTGGTGGCAGCGGGCGGCGGAATGGTGGCGCGGCCGCCGCCTCGATCGGCCCGCGACCGTCGAGCGGATCGGCGGCGTCACGTGCGTGCGGCTCAACACCCCTGGCGGTTTCGACGCGGCGGCTCTCGACATGGTCGATGCGTGCGCGGCCGAGGGCGGGCTGATCGTCGCGTACGGCCATCCGCACTCGTTGCACGCGGGCAACTCGCAGGACGAGCGCCATCTCGTGCCGTTCCTGGAGCGCGTGCGCGCGCACCGGCGCGCCGGCCGGCTGGACGTCGTGTTGCCGCGCGAGATCATCGCCGCCCGCGAGGGCGTGCCCGATCGGCAGATCGTGGTGGCGTGA
- a CDS encoding glycosyltransferase family 2 protein: MTAVAAFVPHSTAAVPGVVADWTRGAGELASAERDAPGVSVVLCTYRRAASVQRFLQSLGRQARLPDETLIVDASPDEATETIVRAWPAPTVVRYWRVEPPLRGLTRQRNFGLDRVTRDLVAFFDDDVVLGAECLAELERAHRERPALAGAGCFAESWMQPTALWRLRRALGIVPNLQPGTYTRTGLSIPWRFHAPTTAVVEGDWLPGCAMMLKTAAARVVRFEEVLAGYGQGEDLEFSLRLRARGAVALVGAAACDHLHEPAGRPDAFRLGRMEIENRHLIWRRTYRNLAWRDRLAFAYAWTLDTLLLARDAMRPGRAADGLRRIAGRVRGGAAILARRQARV; encoded by the coding sequence ATGACCGCGGTGGCCGCCTTCGTGCCGCACTCCACCGCGGCCGTTCCGGGTGTGGTGGCGGACTGGACACGCGGGGCGGGTGAGCTCGCGAGCGCCGAGCGAGACGCGCCGGGCGTCTCGGTCGTGCTCTGCACGTATCGGCGCGCGGCGAGCGTTCAGCGCTTTCTGCAGAGCCTTGGACGCCAGGCTCGTCTGCCGGACGAGACGCTCATCGTCGATGCCAGCCCGGACGAGGCGACCGAGACGATCGTCCGCGCGTGGCCGGCACCCACCGTGGTGCGGTACTGGCGGGTCGAGCCGCCGCTCCGCGGTCTGACGCGGCAGCGCAACTTCGGTCTCGATCGCGTCACGCGAGACCTCGTCGCGTTCTTCGACGATGACGTCGTGCTTGGGGCGGAGTGCCTCGCCGAGCTCGAGCGTGCACACCGCGAACGGCCGGCGCTCGCCGGCGCCGGTTGCTTCGCCGAATCCTGGATGCAGCCGACGGCGCTGTGGCGGCTTCGCCGGGCCCTCGGCATCGTCCCGAACCTTCAACCCGGCACCTACACGCGCACCGGGCTATCGATTCCCTGGCGATTCCATGCGCCGACGACGGCGGTCGTGGAAGGGGACTGGCTGCCGGGCTGCGCCATGATGCTGAAGACAGCGGCCGCACGGGTCGTGCGATTCGAAGAAGTGCTCGCCGGCTACGGTCAGGGAGAAGACCTGGAGTTCTCGCTCCGGCTGCGTGCGCGCGGCGCCGTGGCGCTCGTCGGGGCCGCCGCGTGCGACCACCTGCACGAGCCGGCGGGGCGTCCCGACGCGTTTCGGCTGGGCCGGATGGAGATCGAGAACCGCCATCTGATCTGGCGTCGGACGTACCGCAACCTGGCCTGGCGCGACCGCCTCGCCTTCGCGTACGCGTGGACGCTCGACACGCTGTTGCTCGCGCGCGACGCGATGCGGCCCGGCCGCGCGGCCGACGGGCTGCGCCGAATCGCCGGCCGCGTGCGCGGCGGGGCCGCCATCCTGGCGCGACGACAGGCCCGAGTCTGA
- a CDS encoding class I SAM-dependent methyltransferase produces the protein MSAGDRCWCGGRLGSTRIRTPRFSLLRCEACGVFRIDPPPIAGEEQGSDFYTAYYAVRPDSGPANGHERRSRFWRVTRQVPDLERVGSLAIDFGCGDGVLCHELTSSGWDDVVGIDVSRTRVARARRRYPRVRFYDRPIGQTDLARGVADLCVMDNVIEHLPDPRAVVADIRPYVRTSGRLVVITPNMESGIFRWLGHRWTPELAPHAHIFLFTAASLTRLLHAAGFEVTTVGSFQEDFYPWRTWTARLMSGDLKGAIWRAHQETGNLYSRITGAGPMLYAVAEPREMDAAIEGPAHVEVPESLHA, from the coding sequence GTGAGCGCCGGCGATCGGTGCTGGTGCGGCGGCCGGCTCGGCAGCACGCGGATCCGCACGCCGCGGTTCTCGCTGCTCCGGTGCGAGGCGTGCGGCGTGTTTCGCATCGATCCGCCGCCGATTGCCGGCGAAGAACAGGGCAGCGACTTCTACACCGCGTACTACGCGGTGCGGCCGGACTCCGGTCCCGCCAACGGTCATGAACGGCGTTCCCGCTTCTGGCGCGTCACACGGCAGGTTCCCGATCTCGAACGCGTCGGCAGCCTCGCCATCGACTTCGGCTGTGGCGACGGCGTGCTCTGTCACGAGCTGACCAGTTCGGGCTGGGACGACGTGGTCGGCATCGACGTGTCGAGGACGCGCGTCGCCAGGGCGCGGCGCCGGTACCCACGTGTGCGGTTCTACGACCGTCCGATCGGCCAGACGGACCTCGCCAGGGGCGTCGCGGATCTGTGCGTGATGGACAACGTCATCGAGCACCTGCCAGATCCACGGGCCGTCGTGGCCGACATCCGGCCGTACGTGCGCACGTCTGGTCGCCTCGTGGTCATCACGCCGAACATGGAGTCCGGCATCTTCCGGTGGCTCGGCCACCGCTGGACCCCTGAGCTCGCGCCACACGCCCACATCTTCCTGTTCACGGCGGCGTCGCTCACGCGGCTGCTGCACGCGGCCGGATTCGAGGTCACGACGGTCGGATCGTTCCAGGAGGACTTCTATCCGTGGCGCACCTGGACCGCCAGGCTGATGTCGGGGGACCTCAAGGGTGCGATCTGGCGCGCGCATCAGGAGACCGGCAACCTCTACAGCCGGATCACCGGGGCAGGGCCGATGTTGTACGCGGTCGCAGAGCCGAGGGAGATGGACGCGGCGATCGAAGGGCCGGCGCACGTCGAGGTACCGGAGAGCCTGCACGCATGA